One segment of Ipomoea triloba cultivar NCNSP0323 chromosome 12, ASM357664v1 DNA contains the following:
- the LOC116000515 gene encoding polygalacturonase-like, producing the protein MMGLKLLCTFALFLLSNLVEGANINIAAKPNVDIAPELEKAWKDACAATGASTIVIPKGTFPMGQIKLAGPCKGPIDLQIQATLKASSDIKTLDRDKEWLTFRYVDKLTVSGGGVLDGQGTAAWAANDCKKTGVCNNLPNNLSLNFLTNSVIRDITSLDSKLFHVNVLAGKNLTFDHFTIKAPGDSHNTDGIHIAKITDVNVIDSVIGTGDDCISIGDGTENLHITNVTCGPGHGISVGSLGKTPGEEPVKGVFLKDIKFIGTDNGVRIKTWPNSHPGVVTDIHYENIEMEDVKNPIVIDQEYCPNNECSKQKPSQVKLSKISYKNIKGTSATEEAVIFACSSGVPCEGVEVGDINLTFKGGAAKTVCSNVKPTLTGKQVPPITCGGGAAAPGGGAAAPGGGAAGAPA; encoded by the exons atgatgggTTTAAAACTCCTTTGCACATTTGCATTGTTCTTGTTATCCAATCTCGTGGAGGGTGCAAATATAAACATTGCTGCAAAGCCTAATGTTGATATAGCTCCA GAATTGGAGAAAGCTTGGAAGGACGCATGTGCGGCTACAGGTGCAAGCACCATTGTGATTCCAAAAGGCACATTCCCAATGGGCCAAATTAAACTTGCCGGTCCATGCAAAGGTCCAATTGATCTTCAAATCCAAGCCACCTTGAAAGCTTCTTCTGATATTAAGACTCTCGATAGAGACAAGGAATGGTTAACCTTCAGGTATGTTGATAAGTTAACCGTGTCAGGTGGTGGTGTTCTTGATGGCCAAGGAACTGCTGCTTGGGCAGCAAATGATTGTAAGAAAACTGGAGTTTGCAACAACCTTCCCAAC AATTTGAGCCTTAATTTCTTAACAAACAGTGTGATTCGCGATATAACTTCTTTGGATAGCAAATTGTTTCACGTCAATGTTTTGGCTGGTAAAAACTTGACATTTGATCATTTCACCATTAAAGCACCGGGGGATAGTCACAACACGGATGGAATCCATATTGCGAAAATAACTGATGTTAACGTCATAGATAGTGTGATTGGAACCGGAGATGATTGCATTTCAATTGGGGATGGTACAGAAAACCTTCACATCACAAATGTGACATGTGGGCCTGGACACGGCATTAGTGTGGGAAGTCTTGGCAAGACTCCGGGCGAAGAGCCAGTGAAGGGTGTTTTTCTTAAAGACATCAAATTTATTGGAACTGATAATGGTGTTAGAATTAAAACATGGCCTAACTCTCATCCTGGAGTCGTAACTGATATACATTATGAGAATATAGAGATGGAAGATGTCAAAAATCCAATTGTGATTGATCAAGAATACTGCCCGAACAACGAGTGCTCAAAACAG AAACCATCACAAGTAAAGCTCAgcaaaataagttataaaaatataaagggTACTTCTGCAACAGAGGAAGCCGTGATCTTTGCATGTAGTAGTGGGGTGCCATGCGAAGGAGTGGAGGTGGGCGACATTAACTTGACCTTCAAAGGAGGTGCTGCCAAAACTGTTTGTTCTAATGTGAAGCCTACTCTTACTGGAAAGCAAGTTCCACCAATTACTTGTGGTGGCGGTGCAGCTGCTCCTGGTGGCGGTGCTGCTGCGCCTGGTGGCGGTGCAGCTGGTGCGCCAGCCTAA
- the LOC116000485 gene encoding polygalacturonase-like, which yields MMISKFLCTFALFLLSNLVEGANINIAAKPNVDIAPELEKAWKDACAATGASTIVIPKGTFPMGQIKLAGPCKGPIDLQIQATLKASSDIKTLDRDKEWLTFRYVDKLTVSGGGVLDGQGTAAWAANDCKKTGVCNNLPNNLSLNFLTNSVIRDITSLDSKLFHVNVLAGKNLTFDHFTIKAPGDSHNTDGIHIAKITDVNVIDSVIGTGDDCISIGDGTENLHITNVTCGPGHGISVGSLGKTPGEEPVKGVFLKDIKFIGTDNGVRIKTWPNSHLGVVTDIHYENIEMEDVKNPIVIDQEYCPNNECSKVKPSQVKLSKISYKNIKGTSATEEAVIFACSSGVPCEGVEVGDINLTFKGGAAKTVCSNVKPTLTGKQVPPITCGGGAAAPGGGAAAPGGGAAAAPA from the exons atgaTGATTTCAAAATTTCTTTGCACATTTGCATTGTTCTTGTTGTCCAATCTCGTGGAGGGTGCAAATATAAACATTGCTGCAAAGCCTAATGTTGATATAGCTCCA GAATTGGAGAAAGCTTGGAAGGACGCATGTGCGGCTACAGGTGCTAGCACCATTGTGATTCCAAAAGGCACATTCCCAATGGGCCAAATTAAACTTGCCGGTCCATGCAAAGGTCCAATTGATCTTCAAATCCAAGCCACCTTGAAAGCTTCTTCTGATATTAAGACTCTAGATAGAGACAAGGAATGGTTAACCTTCAGGTATGTTGATAAGTTAACCGTGTCTGGTGGTGGTGTTCTTGATGGCCAAGGAACTGCTGCTTGGGCAGCAAATGATTGTAAGAAAACTGGAGTTTGCAACAACCTTCCCAAT AATTTGAGCCTTAATTTCTTAACAAACAGTGTGATTCGCGATATAACTTCTTTGGATAGCAAATTGTTTCATGTCAATGTTTTGGCTGGTAAAAACTTGACATTTGATCATTTCACCATTAAAGCACCGGGGGATAGTCACAACACAGATGGAATCCATATTGCGAAAATAACTGATGTTAATGTCATAGATAGTGTGATTGGAACCGGAGATGATTGCATTTCAATTGGGGATGGTACAGAAAACCTTCACATCACAAATGTGACATGTGGGCCTGGACACGGCATTAGTGTGGGAAGTCTTGGCAAGACTCCGGGCGAAGAGCCAGTGAAGGGTGTTTTTCTTAAAGACATCAAATTTATTGGAACTGATAATGGTGTTAGAATTAAAACATGGCCTAACTCTCACCTTGGAGTCGTAACTGATATACATTATGAGAATATAGAGATGGAAGATGTCAAAAATCCAATTGTGATTGATCAGGAATACTGTCCGAACAACGAGTGCTCAAAAGTG AAACCATCACAAGTAAAGCTCAGCAAAATAAGCTACAAAAATATAAAGGGTACTTCTGCAACGGAGGAAGCCGTGATCTTTGCATGCAGTAGCGGGGTGCCATGCGAAGGAGTAGAGGTGGGCGACATTAACTTGACCTTCAAAGGAGGTGCTGCCAAAACTGTTTGTTCTAATGTGAAGCCTACTCTTACCGGAAAGCAAGTTCCACCAATTACTTGTGGTGGCGGTGCTGCTGCTCCGGGTGGCGGTGCTGCTGCTCCTGGTGGCGGTGCAGCTGCTGCGCCAGCCTAA
- the LOC115997878 gene encoding polygalacturonase-like — MMSSKFLCTFALLLLSNLVEGANINIAAKPNVDIAPELEKAWKDACAATGASTIVIPKGTFPMGQIKLAGPCKGPIDLQIQATLKASSDIKTLDRDKEWLTFRYVDKLTVSGGGVLDGQGTAAWAANDCKKTGVCNNLPNNLSLNFLTNSVIRDITSLDSKLFHVNVLAGKNLTFDHFTIKAPGDSHNTDGIHIAKITDVNVIDSVIGTGDDCISIGDGTENLHITNVTCGPGHGISVGSLGKTPGEEPVKGVFLKDIKFIGTDNGVRIKTWPNSHPGVVTDIHYENIEMEDVKNPIVIDQEYCPNNECSKQKPSQVKLSKISYKNIKGTSATEEAVIFACSSGVPCEGVEVGDINLTFKGGAAKTVCSNVKPTLTGKQVPPITCGGGAAAPGGGAAAPGGGAASAPA, encoded by the exons atgaTGAGTTCAAAATTTCTTTGCACATTTGCATTGCTCTTGTTGTCTAATCTGGTAGAGGGGGCAAATATAAACATTGCTGCAAAGCCTAATGTTGATATAGCTCCT GAATTGGAGAAAGCTTGGAAGGACGCATGTGCGGCTACAGGTGCAAGCACCATTGTGATTCCAAAAGGCACATTCCCAATGGGCCAAATTAAACTTGCCGGTCCATGCAAAGGTCCAATTGATCTTCAAATCCAAGCCACCTTGAAAGCTTCTTCTGATATTAAGACTCTCGATAGAGACAAGGAATGGTTAACCTTCAGGTATGTTGATAAGTTAACCGTGTCTGGTGGTGGTGTTCTTGATGGCCAAGGAACTGCTGCTTGGGCAGCAAATGATTGTAAGAAAACTGGAGTTTGCAACAACCTTCCCAAC AATTTGAGCCTTAATTTCTTAACAAACAGTGTGATTCGCGATATAACTTCTTTGGATAGCAAATTGTTTCATGTCAATGTTTTGGCTGGTAAAAACTTGACATTTGATCATTTCACCATTAAAGCACCGGGGGATAGTCACAACACAGATGGAATCCATATTGCGAAAATAACTGATGTTAACGTCATAGATAGTGTGATTGGAACTGGAGATGATTGCATTTCAATTGGGGATGGTACAGAAAACCTTCACATCACAAATGTGACATGTGGGCCTGGACACGGCATTAGTGTGGGAAGTCTTGGCAAGACTCCGGGCGAAGAGCCAGTGAAGGGTGTTTTTCTTAAAGACATCAAATTTATTGGAACTGATAATGGTGTTAGAATTAAAACATGGCCTAACTCTCATCCTGGAGTCGTAACTGATATACATTATGAGAATATAGAGATGGAAGATGTCAAAAATCCAATTGTGATTGATCAAGAATACTGCCCGAACAATGAGTGCTCAAAACAG AAACCATCACAAGTAAAGCTCAGCAAAATAagctataaaaatataaagggTACTTCTGCAACGGAGGAAGCCGTGATCTTTGCATGCAGTAGTGGGGTGCCATGCGAAGGAGTGGAGGTGGGCGACATTAACTTGACCTTCAAAGGAG GTGCTGCCAAAACTGTTTGTTCTAATGTGAAGCCTACTCTTACTGGAAAGCAAGTTCCACCAATTACTTGTG GTGGCGGTGCAGCTGCTCCTGGTGGCGGTGCTGCTGCGCCTGGTGGCGGTGCAGCTAGTGCGCCAGCCTAA
- the LOC115998845 gene encoding uncharacterized protein LOC115998845: MSVLSWNCRGLGNSRTVREVMDLVSRKKPEFVFLMEAKVGRNHAERLRVKLGYEGLFYVDNVGLSGGLALLWRKNCTARLLSYSRNHVDVEVTIAGLESWRMTCYYGFPERSRRRDSWDLLRSLAGRSSLPWVVVGDFNDLLYQSEKRGGNPHLDALLRGFGEAMDDCSLAQLPMRGYQFTWERGRGTGDWLEERLDKVMVNDHWRGMREGAFVENILTRTSDHSALFLCIDGSPSAVGTGRVGFRFKMAWLLDEGCREVVESAWQEGRDGGLMSCVNLCGIRLRRWGGDHFHKFGERIRHLRGHQLQLRGLRDPASLAEFRRVEEQLARLEAQEDIFWSQRAKQH; encoded by the coding sequence ATGAGTGTTCTTAgctggaactgtcgtggcttgggcaatTCACGGACAGTTCGCGAGGTTATGGACCTAGTGTCCCGTAAGAAGCCCGAATTTGTGTTCTTAATGGAAGCCAAGGTGGGTCGGAACCATGCTGAGCGGCTCCGAGTCAAACTTGGTTATGAAGGATTATTTTATGTTGATAATGTGGGTTTGAGTGGTGGACTTGCACTGTTGTGGAGAAAGAACTGTACTGCTAGGCTGTTGAGCTATTCGAGAAATCATGTGGACGTGGAGGTCACAATTGCAGGGCTAGAAAGTTGGCGGATGACGTGTTACTATGGTTTCCCCGAACGGAGCAGGCGAAGGGATTCATGGGATTTATTAAGGTCCCTAGCTGGTAGATCGTCGCTTCCTTGGGTGGTGGTGGGGGATTTCAATGATCTCCTATATCAGTCAGAGAAGCGAGGAGGAAACCCGCATCTAGATGCTCTCCTTCGCGGTTTTGGGGAGGCTATGGATGATTGCAGCTTGGCACAGTTACCGATGAGGGGGTATCAGTTTACCTGGGAAAGGGGTAGGGGTACTGGAGATTGGTTGGAGGAGAGGCTGGATAAAGTCATGGTCAATGATCACTGGCGTGGAATGAGGGAAGGAGCTTTTGTTGAGAACATTCTAACACGAACCTCGGACCACTCCGCTTTGTTTCTGTGCATTGATGGATCCCCTTCGGCTGTTGGCACTGGGAGGGTGGGATTCAGATTCAAAATGGCCTGGCTACTTGATGAAGGTTGTAGGGAGGTGGTGGAGAGTGCATGGCAGGAGGGAAGAGATGGAGGCTTGATgagttgtgtgaatctatgTGGTATCCGTTTGCGGAGGTGGGGTGGTGACCATTTTCACAAGTTTGGAGAGCGTATCAGACATCTCCGTGGACATCAACTACAACTCCGTGGGCTTAGGGACCCGGCCTCTCTGGCTGAGTTCAGGCGGGTGGAGGAGCAGCTGGCTCGCCTCGAGGCTCAGGAGGACATTTTTTGGAGCCAACGTGCCAAGCAACACTAG
- the LOC115998445 gene encoding uncharacterized protein LOC115998445 codes for MVDVDRRMAGLNPAHLAGLRRLSARAAAPSPATPVPPRNSLLSFTNLAEKVVAHLKKSGIQVERGLSESEFARAEAEFKFAFPPDLKAILSAGLPLGPGFPDWRLSGAARLQLRACIELPIAAISFHIARNALWSKSWGSRPADPEKAIKIARNALRRAPLLIPIFNHCYIPCNPSLAGNPIFYVDENRIYCCGLDLMDFFDRESSLFRSITEISSCNTSRRSLDAGRTPRWVEFWSDAAVDKRRRNSNYSSSSSASPERFSGSGMPKSHVPNWVNEYIDQIGSVLREGGWNESDISEISAVSAAGFFEEEMVLLDNQAVLDALLVKTDRFSDSLRKAGWSSDEVSYALGFDFRTEKVKKPTKQLSPELVEKIGKLAESVSLSSS; via the coding sequence ATGGTCGACGTGGACCGGAGGATGGCCGGTCTGAACCCGGCTCACTTAGCCGGACTCCGTCGTTTATCAGCCCGGGCGGCGGCGCCCAGCCCAGCCACTCCTGTTCCTCCTCGGAACAGCCTGCTGTCCTTCACAAACCTCGCCGAGAAAGTCGTGGCCCACCTTAAAAAATCTGGGATTCAGGTGGAGCGTGGGTTGTCGGAATCTGAGTTTGCTAGAGCGGAGGCTGAGTTTAAGTTTGCTTTCCCTCCCGACCTAAAAGCGATCCTCTCCGCCGGTCTGCCGTTGGGTCCGGGATTTCCGGACTGGCGGTTATCTGGGGCCGCGCGTCTACAGCTCCGAGCGTGTATTGAGCTCCCGATCGCCGCTATCTCGTTCCATATTGCGCGGAACGCTCTCTGGTCTAAGTCGTGGGGGTCCAGACCGGCCGACCCGGAAAAGGCGATCAAAATCGCGAGAAATGCTCTGAGGAGAGCGCCGCTTCTGATCCCCATTTTTAACCACTGCTACATTCCTTGCAATCCTTCCTTAGCGGGAAACCCCATTTTCTACGTCGATGAGAATCGGATTTACTGCTGCGGGTTAGATCTCATGGACTTTTTTGATCGCGAGTCTTCTTTGTTCCGATCAATCACCGAAATCTCGTCCTGCAATACTTCCCGGAGAAGCCTCGACGCCGGACGCACGCCGCGGTGGGTTGAGTTCTGGAGCGACGCCGCCGTGGATAAACGCCGGAGAAACTCAAACtattcctcttcctcttccgcTTCCCCTGAACGCTTCTCCGGTTCCGGTATGCCCAAATCCCATGTCCCCAACTGGGTCAACGAGTATATAGACCAAATCGGGTCGGTCCTGAGGGAAGGCGGGTGGAACGAATCCGACATCTCCGAAATCTCCGCAGTTTCCGCCGCCGGTTTCTTCGAAGAAGAGATGGTTCTCCTCGACAACCAAGCCGTTCTCGACGCCCTCCTAGTCAAAACCGATCGTTTCTCCGATTCGCTCCGGAAAGCCGGGTGGAGCTCCGACGAGGTTTCCTACGCATTGGGGTTTGATTTCCGAACGGAGAAAGTGAAGAAACCGACGAAACAACTCTCGCCGGAGTTGGTGGAGAAAATCGGAAAACTGGCCGAGTCGGTTTCCCTGTCATCATCATAG